A single window of Neospora caninum Liverpool complete genome, chromosome XII DNA harbors:
- a CDS encoding putative Ubiquitin--protein ligase → MGEPNRCCPVFSQKRWRGPWGARALLRLRGRDTICSPEEGTGQTSVRNQDAPQASRAVQQSADGRVPSTRTSRHGTFHGTAEPRREDARGATRGGRRGPSSVSLPLHWDRPDSEPAEDSEDNVSFPARGFFPAGLLRRTPVAHALSPSLQAEIARGRTRAAASSGAGPATHSASPGEGEPVEISELSRADRSWRGRPHVPQNAGRIGRSAGASAPSRQLTGRGLRAFFGFGSNRRWRRERRMQPRPPGEASDVARGPSASRNETGRFGGASPATNTPGPLGSHASSGTEPIVCPVCANPFAASVTTRQVLVHIDGCLVAQHLSVQLLPEHWEGLHGVSASWSNRFGRVRNGFITFEPASASQLLVELPRLSVGRTSREERESVPSQSRERGALQPPGVLGPNASGIRFSRAVGTEAGNLPGTASPPRAPSSGSPAPSPAHQVLERRRHLARQLGQMEVQADPARRLFLQRARAELEPARYFPSAVSHHVPRAAPFSSFPAESLLERDLDAPERTDLGDSSLYASAFGPQRDSGRRARRSLPEGRWARTGLAPPWGEAFLSRRREGAEHGLFLSETSPTTAPSSTPVSARENFSSDVHDPAGAVSGLSGADQDDAPLPTRPGGDNLRTVQRSPSARWETGDSLWPGPSARLRESLDSVRRRLGRPSPDGEEAGDSPGEEGDPGDRQSGDRASWGDSPRSPRRGGEESRGRDRSPGWSISPPSGRAGGVLGSRAAVAPASGAGNMSLGPERADAEPGEPIEPREPMEPREPAGEEGLLSGAAASAGRAQETRSGALQMWRDARAESKPSEPSPSTPAARANSAEDLPSPARRAAARRQLSANSQPMNPDLLLDSLVELTRGERTGSDEAAARRAYKKFWNANRDQFVALANFPFSVKKDWFYAQLSSMRVHFAHAWIVVDVRRDRLLQMAFDRLRYLTPVDFHKEFKFQFQGECGADAGGPTREFFTLISQKILDPNAGLFQICDVDEIAYRINSNSGVSASKKVGGEIVGERLTDCCLMTVVRVNENHLEFFRFVGLILGKALFDKQMIGAPFCRPLLKQLLQHGGGFQDLAFFDSQLYRSLQWIRSHPVDGVLDTAFSVTEDFFGETKVIPLKEGGEKERLTDANKEEYIYLIAKHKMVTSVKAQLRALQQGFWSVIPVALLRMFNDRELDLLLNGQNRVDVDDWKKNTQYSGGYCEDDPIIQWFWDVVGNTFNDEERGRLLQFCTGTSRVPSEGFRVLESNRGQLAKFTLQPIERSPGDSPALLPRAHTCFNRLDLPKYSSREELLRYLRMAIEVDHLTGFGVDE, encoded by the exons ATGGGAGAGCCGAACCGTTGCTGTCCAGTCTTCTCGCAGAAACGGTGGCGAGGCCCATGGGGCGCGCGGGCGTtgcttcgcctgcgcggcagagacacgaTATGCTCCCCAGAAGAGGGGACGGGGCAGACCTCCGTGCGGAACCAGGACGCCCCACAggcctctcgcgccgtccAGCAGAGCGCAGATGGACGCGTGCCTTCGACGCGAACGTCGAGACACGGAACCTTCCACGGCACAGCCGAGCCCcgccgcgaggacgcgcgaggcgcgaccAGAGGCGGGCGGCGGGGGCCTTCGTCTGTGTCGCTCCCGCTGCACTGGGACCGCCCGGACAGTGAACCTGCTGAAGATTCGGAAGACAACGTTTCCTTTCCAGCGCGAGGGTTCTTCCCTGCGGGCCTCCTGAGGCGCACGCCCGTCGCGCACGccttgtcgccttctctgcaggcaGAAATCGCTCGAGGCCGAACTCGAGCAGCCGCCTCTTCCGGAGCCGGTCCAGCGACGCACTCCGCCAGTcccggagaaggcgagccgGTCGAGATTTCCGAGCTGTCGAGAGCAGACCGCAGCTGGCGAGGCAGGCCGCATGTACCGCAGAATGCCGGGAGAATCGGACGGAGCGCCGGAGCGAgtgcgccttcgcggcaGCTTACCGGTCGGGGCCTCCGGGCGTTCTTCGGCTTCGGATCGAACCGACgctggcgaagagagcgacgcatgcagccgcggCCTCCAGGAGAAGCGTCGGATGTCGCGCGAGGTCCGTCGGCGTCCAGGAACGAAACCGGGCGGTTCGGCGGTGCGTCGCCAGCGACAAACACTCCCGGCCCTCTCGGCAGTCATGCAAGTTCGGGAACAGAGCCCATCGTGTGCCCCGTATG CGCAAACCCTTTCGCGGCGAGTGTGACGACGCGCCAGGTTCTGGTCCACATCGACGGTTGCTTGGTTGCCCAACACCTCAGCGTCCAACTTCTCCCGGAACACTGGGAAGGTCTCCATGGCGTGAGCGCCAG TTGGAGCAACCGTTTCGGTCGCGTGCGGAACGGCTTCATCACGTTTGAGCCAGCGAGCGCGTCGCAGCTGCTCGTGGAGCTCCCAAGGCTGTCTGTGGGCCGGACGTctcgcgaggaaagagagagtgtGCCGTCTCAGAGCCGAGAACGAGgggcgctgcagccgcccGGGGTTCTCGGTCCAAACGCGTCGGGCAtccgtttctcgcgcgccgtGGGTACCGAGGCAGGGAACCTGCCAGGGACTGCGTCGCCACCACGCGCGCCGTCTTCGGGCTCgcccgcgccttcgcccgctCACCAAGTGCTGGAGCGCCGGCGCCACCTCGCGCGGCAACTCGGCCAGATGGAAGTTCAGGCGGATCCCGCGCGGCGGCTCTTCCTTCAAAGGGCGCGGGCGGAGCTGGAACCGGCTCGGTACTTCCCGAGCGCCGTCTCGCACCATGTCCCGCGCGcagcgcctttctcgtcgttccCCGCGGAGTCTCTGCTGGAAAGGGATCTGGACGCGCCAGAGCGAACGGACCTCGGCGACTCCTCGCTGTACGCCTCGGCTTTCGGTCCACAGCGCGACAGCGGGCGtcgcgcgagacgcagcctcCCGGAAGGGAGGTGGGCACGGACGGGACTAGCGCCTCCGTGGGGCGAGGCCTTCCTGAGCAGAAGGCGGGAGGGGGCCGAGCACggcctgtttctctcggagACGAGTCCGACAACGGCGCCGTCGTCGACGCCGGTGTCGGCGCGCGAGAATTTCAGCAGCGACGTGCACGACCCAGCGGGGGCCGTGTCGGGCCTCAGCGGCGCAGACCAGGACGACGCGCCTCTGCCGACAAGACCAGGCGGGGACAACTTGCGGACCGTCCAGCGCTCGCCGAGCGCGCGGTGGGAGACTGGAGACAGCCTGTGGCCGGGACCTTCGGCGCGACTGCGCGAGAGCCTTGACAGCGTCCGAAGAAGGCTGGGGCGGCCGAGCCCAGACGGGGAGGAAGCGGGAGACAGTcccggcgaggaaggcgatcCCGGCGACCGCCAGAGCGGGGACAGGGCGAGCTGGGGAGACTCTCCCAGGAGCCCGCGGCGCGGGGGCGAGGAGTCGCGTGGCAGGGATCGCAGCCCAGGATGGAGCATCTCGCCGCCCAGTGGACGTGCCGGCGGGGTCTTGGGCTCGAGAGCCGCAGTGGCGCCTGCGAGTGGAGCCGGGAACATGTCTCTCGGGCCCGAGAGAGCCGACGCAGAGCCGGGAGAGCCGATAGAGCCGCGAGAGCCGATGGAGCCGCGAGAGCCggcgggcgaagaagggtTGCTGAgcggcgcagcagcgagCGCGGGGCGAGCTCAGGAGACCCGAAGCGGCGCTTTGCAGAtgtggagagacgccagagcgGAGAGCAAACCTAGCGAGCCGTCTCCGTCTACACCTGCCGCGAGGGCGAACTCCGCGGAGGACCTGCCTTCGCCCGCGAGGCgtgcggcggcgaggcggcaacTCAGCGCGAATTCGCAGCCGATGAATCCCGATCTCCTCCTCGACTCCCTCGTCGAACTCACTCGCGGCGAACGGAcaggcagcgacgaggcagccgcCAGAAGGG CGTACAAGAAATTTTGGAACGCCAATCGCGACCAGTTCGTGGCGCTCGCCAACTTCCCCTTCAGCGTGAAGAAGGACTGGTTCTACGCGCAGCTGAGCAGCATGCGTGTCCACTTTGCGCACGCGTGGATCGTTGTCG ACGTCCGCCGTGACCGGTTGCTCCAGATGGCCTTCGACCGTCTGCGGTATCTGACGCCTGTGGATTTTCACAAAGAGTTCAAATTCCAGTTCCAAGGCGAGTGCGGAGCAGACGCTGGCGGGCCTACCCGGGAGTTTTTTACGCTCATTTCCCAG AAAATCTTGGACCCGAATGCCGGGCTCTTTCAGATCTGCGACGTGGACGAGATCGCGTACCGAATCAACTCGAATTCTGG cgtGTCTGCATCTAAAAAAGTGGGAGGTGAGATAGTTGGGGAGCGTCTGACTGACTGCTGTCTCATGACTGTCGTCAGAGTGAACGAGAACCACCTCGAGTTTTTCCGCTTCGTGGGTCTGATCCTCGGCAAGGCGCTCTTCGACAAGCAGATGATCGGCGCGCCGTTCTGTCGACCTCTCCTCAAACAG ctgctgcaACACGGCGGAGGCTTCCAAGACCTGGCGTTCTTCGACTCCCAGCTGTATCGATCTCTCCAGTGGATTCGTTCACACC CGGTTGACGGGGTTCTCGACACGGCCTTCAGCGTTACTGAGGATTTCTTTGGAGAAACCAAG gtGATCCCTTtgaaggaaggcggcgagaaggagcgcCTGACAGACGCGAATAAAGAGGAGTACATTTATCTGATCGCGAAGCACAAGATGGTCACCAGCGTGAAGGCTCAGCTGCGCGCTTTGCAACAGGG TTTCTGGAGTGTCATACCTGTTGCCCTATTGCGCATGTTCAACGACCGCGAGTTGGATCTGCTTCTGAATGGCCAGAACCGCGTCGATGTCG ACgactggaagaagaacacTCAGTATTCCGGAGGGTACTGCGAAGACGACCCCATCATTCAGTGGTTCTGGGATGTCGTTGGAAACACATTCAACGatgaagagcgaggacgccTTCTGCAGTTCTGTACAG GGACGAGTCGAGTGCCCTCAGAAGGCTTTCGCGTGCTTGAGAGCAACCGCGGCCAGTTAGCGAAGTTCACGTTGCAGCCGATCGAACGCTCGCCAGGCGATTCTCCGGCGCTGTTGCCGCGAGCGCACACGTGCTTTAATCG GCTGGATCTACCGAAGTACAGTAGCCGGGAAGAGCTGCTGCGCTATCTGAGGATGGCGATTGAGGTAGACCATCTCACGGGTTTCGGTGTCGACGAGTAG